A window from Longibacter salinarum encodes these proteins:
- a CDS encoding enoyl-CoA hydratase-related protein, translating into MPDVLYETRDAVATITLNRPDARNAYSDEMVKELLAAIDEADADDSVHSVVITGAGPVFSAGGDLKAMRDREGMFAGDPAELRNQYRKGLQQLPRRFDQLEKPVVAAVHGAAIGAGLDLALMADLRIASDDAKFGSTFARVGLVPGDGGAYLLTRVIGFARALDLVLTARIVEAQEALDMGLVTSLAPSEQVVDVAHERAEQIASLPPKAVQAAKACLYRSVDNDLETALQLTAALQATVQHTDDHDEAVRSMIDRLQNR; encoded by the coding sequence ATGCCCGACGTTCTGTACGAAACGCGCGACGCCGTTGCCACGATCACACTGAACCGGCCGGATGCGCGCAATGCGTATTCGGATGAAATGGTGAAAGAATTGCTGGCGGCGATCGACGAGGCGGACGCCGACGACAGCGTGCACAGCGTTGTCATTACCGGTGCCGGACCGGTCTTCAGCGCGGGGGGCGACCTCAAAGCGATGCGCGATCGTGAGGGGATGTTTGCTGGGGATCCTGCCGAGCTGCGTAACCAGTATCGGAAGGGACTACAGCAACTCCCCCGGCGGTTCGATCAACTCGAGAAGCCCGTCGTCGCTGCGGTACATGGAGCCGCGATTGGAGCGGGGCTCGACCTCGCTCTGATGGCCGACCTGCGTATCGCGAGCGACGATGCCAAGTTTGGGTCGACGTTCGCGCGTGTCGGGCTTGTGCCCGGGGACGGCGGAGCGTACCTCTTGACGCGCGTCATTGGGTTCGCTCGAGCGCTCGATCTCGTCCTTACCGCTCGTATCGTCGAGGCGCAGGAGGCACTGGACATGGGTCTCGTTACGTCGCTCGCCCCCTCTGAACAGGTTGTGGATGTTGCGCACGAACGCGCCGAACAGATCGCGAGCCTTCCACCGAAAGCCGTGCAGGCGGCTAAAGCCTGTCTCTACCGAAGCGTCGACAATGACCTCGAGACCGCACTTCAACTCACCGCAGCGCTCCAGGCAACGGTTCAGCATACCGACGATCATGATGAGGCGGTGCGTTCTATGATCGACCGACTACAAAATCGATAA
- the yhbY gene encoding ribosome assembly RNA-binding protein YhbY encodes MPDTTDNSSNEPARLTSKQRAHLRSLAHGNKPVVHVGKDGLSDAVMTSIEEAFNTRELLKIRILDNANEQPRDMAHAIADRMEGVQVVHTMGWTVTFYRPDPDEPQIELP; translated from the coding sequence ATGCCGGATACAACCGACAATTCGTCTAACGAACCTGCGCGTCTGACATCGAAGCAGCGCGCTCATCTCCGCTCCCTCGCGCACGGCAACAAGCCCGTGGTACACGTTGGAAAAGACGGTCTGTCCGATGCCGTCATGACGTCTATCGAAGAAGCCTTCAACACGCGGGAGCTGCTGAAAATTCGGATTCTTGACAACGCAAACGAACAGCCGCGTGACATGGCCCACGCCATCGCCGATCGGATGGAGGGCGTTCAGGTCGTACACACGATGGGGTGGACGGTCACCTTCTATCGTCCCGACCCGGACGAGCCGCAGATCGAACTACCGTAA
- a CDS encoding outer membrane beta-barrel protein gives MTRPLCLIRSEVFRIAVSCILVGLTAATLLSSETMAQEAEPKSNTERLFLQISLDGQSIDYRDDAFSETDNGGGLSLRAGWGVSPLVTIYVGVTGASIDGQSSAITGNDYSWSGGELGLRLNFRSGRSLVPYADVALRGVAATEDDRDVEFRGGGFTLGGGVSYFFTPAVALDAGLHFGGGRFDEVQVGNISAGLDEDEFGYGEGRFSLGLTFYPLR, from the coding sequence ATGACGCGTCCCCTTTGTCTGATCAGGTCTGAGGTATTTCGTATCGCCGTATCCTGCATTCTCGTTGGCCTCACGGCTGCCACTCTCCTCAGCTCCGAGACCATGGCGCAAGAGGCCGAACCGAAGTCGAATACAGAACGCTTATTTTTACAGATCTCTCTCGATGGTCAATCCATCGATTACCGTGACGATGCATTCTCCGAAACCGACAACGGTGGGGGACTTTCGCTTCGAGCAGGATGGGGCGTGTCTCCCCTCGTCACGATATACGTGGGCGTGACAGGAGCATCAATCGATGGTCAATCCAGTGCGATTACCGGAAATGATTACAGCTGGTCAGGCGGTGAGTTAGGCCTACGACTCAACTTCCGCTCTGGTCGCTCCCTCGTCCCGTATGCCGACGTTGCGCTTCGTGGCGTGGCTGCCACCGAGGATGATCGCGACGTGGAGTTTCGCGGCGGTGGATTCACGCTAGGCGGCGGCGTTTCATATTTCTTCACTCCCGCCGTCGCTCTTGACGCCGGTCTGCACTTCGGCGGTGGACGGTTTGACGAGGTCCAGGTTGGCAACATCTCGGCAGGACTCGATGAGGACGAATTCGGCTATGGTGAAGGTCGGTTTTCGCTCGGTCTCACGTTCTATCCACTCCGCTAA
- a CDS encoding HD domain-containing protein: MSDLSGIITFLQRAEAMKNTLRSGYTSDGRTESVAEHTWRLTLMVTVLGPEYPDVDIAKLLKMCIVHDLGEALNGDIPAPEQVEQGDKPDRERADLLDLTDTLPPSTQAEVVALWDEYEAAETREARLAKAFDKLETILQHNQGQNPPDFDYAFNLDYGAEYTNVDALIKQFRTVLDKETARLAGTD; this comes from the coding sequence ATGTCCGATCTGTCTGGAATTATCACCTTTCTTCAACGCGCCGAAGCGATGAAAAACACGCTGCGGTCCGGCTACACATCGGACGGACGCACGGAAAGCGTGGCGGAGCATACATGGCGGCTGACGCTCATGGTCACCGTTCTCGGGCCGGAGTACCCGGATGTAGACATAGCGAAGCTGCTCAAAATGTGCATCGTCCACGATCTCGGCGAAGCTCTGAACGGAGACATCCCGGCCCCGGAGCAAGTCGAACAGGGGGATAAACCAGACCGGGAGCGAGCCGACCTCCTAGACCTAACCGACACCTTGCCGCCGTCGACGCAGGCGGAAGTGGTCGCACTCTGGGATGAGTACGAGGCCGCGGAAACGCGCGAAGCTCGACTCGCGAAAGCATTCGACAAGCTCGAGACCATCCTGCAGCACAATCAAGGCCAGAACCCACCCGACTTCGACTATGCGTTCAATCTCGACTACGGCGCGGAGTACACAAACGTAGATGCCCTGATCAAGCAGTTTCGCACCGTCCTGGACAAGGAAACGGCGCGGCTGGCGGGGACCGATTAG
- a CDS encoding alpha/beta hydrolase family protein, protein MRDRIKPRFPLRSAILGVLISVFALSTPDALAQYATDSLHFELTDVFALEYASDPQIHPSGESIIYARTSMDRMTDRAMSRLWIVAADGRGHRPVTAPDVNASSPRWSPSGDRIAYVASDGDDGSEIYVRWMESGETARITQLVSSPSSLSWSPDGSHIAFSMLKETPQRPFARMPAPPEGAEWAPRAKVIDDVRYRSDGAGYLKDGHRQVFIVPDEGGTPRQITSGPYDHGGSIEWMPDGSAIVLSANRSDDAPYDPLDSELYLFDLQSSSITSLTSRQGPDSSPAISPDGSRIAYTGFDDAFQGYQVTRLHVLDLESGEKQVITADLERDVQNPTWSADGETIYVQYDDEGTTKVGAVSMNGRVREVVTNVGGTTLGRPYPGGSFSVAANGRIAFTQTGPHHPADVAVTRGQGVRRLTQLNQDLSSRVRWGAVEDITYTSTDGAEIEGWIVTPPDFDPSKKYPLMLEIHGGPYANYGPRFSAEAQLYAAAGYVVLYTNPRGSTSYGESFGNAIHKNYPGPDYDDLMAGVDAVIDRGGIDTSRLYVTGGSGGGILTAWIVGKTDRFRAAVAAKPVINWYSFVLTSDGYPFYTKYWFSGPPWEHLDEYMDHSPISLIGNVTTPTMLLTGEEDFRTPMSETEQFYQALQLQKVETVMVRIPGASHGIAARPSHLMSKVAHILEWFDRHGARGGR, encoded by the coding sequence ATGCGAGATCGCATCAAGCCCCGCTTTCCCCTTCGCTCTGCCATTCTGGGTGTTCTCATCAGCGTATTTGCTTTGTCAACGCCCGACGCGCTGGCCCAGTATGCAACCGACTCACTCCACTTCGAGCTGACGGACGTGTTTGCGCTTGAGTACGCCTCGGACCCCCAGATCCACCCGAGCGGGGAGTCCATCATCTATGCCCGCACGTCGATGGACCGGATGACGGATCGCGCGATGTCCAGGCTCTGGATTGTCGCAGCAGACGGCCGCGGTCATCGGCCGGTGACCGCGCCCGACGTGAACGCCTCGTCGCCCCGATGGTCGCCGTCGGGGGATCGGATCGCGTACGTTGCCTCCGATGGAGACGATGGAAGCGAGATCTACGTCCGATGGATGGAATCTGGCGAGACAGCCCGGATCACGCAGCTGGTTTCCTCGCCGAGCAGCCTGTCGTGGTCGCCGGACGGCTCACATATTGCCTTCTCCATGTTGAAGGAAACGCCGCAGCGTCCCTTTGCACGTATGCCTGCTCCGCCGGAGGGCGCGGAATGGGCGCCCCGTGCGAAAGTGATCGACGACGTGCGCTATCGCTCGGATGGAGCGGGATATCTCAAGGATGGGCACCGTCAGGTGTTCATCGTCCCGGACGAGGGAGGAACTCCGCGACAGATTACATCGGGACCGTACGATCATGGCGGATCGATTGAATGGATGCCGGACGGATCGGCGATTGTCCTCTCTGCCAATCGGTCTGACGACGCTCCCTATGATCCGCTCGACTCCGAGCTCTACCTTTTCGACCTGCAGTCCAGCAGCATCACATCTCTTACGAGTCGCCAGGGCCCGGATTCGAGTCCCGCGATTTCTCCCGACGGGTCGCGAATCGCGTACACGGGGTTCGACGATGCCTTTCAGGGCTATCAGGTCACACGGCTTCACGTGCTCGATCTCGAGAGTGGCGAGAAACAAGTTATCACCGCGGACCTGGAGCGTGATGTCCAGAATCCAACCTGGAGCGCGGACGGGGAGACGATCTACGTGCAGTACGACGATGAGGGCACAACGAAGGTTGGCGCAGTCTCGATGAATGGCCGGGTGAGGGAGGTGGTGACGAACGTCGGCGGGACGACGCTCGGACGGCCGTACCCGGGCGGCTCGTTTTCGGTTGCTGCGAACGGACGGATTGCCTTCACGCAAACGGGCCCACATCACCCAGCTGACGTGGCGGTCACGCGCGGGCAAGGCGTTCGCCGGCTGACACAGCTCAACCAGGACTTGTCCAGTCGCGTGCGCTGGGGAGCGGTGGAGGACATCACGTATACGTCCACAGATGGGGCAGAAATCGAGGGTTGGATCGTCACGCCGCCGGACTTTGACCCGTCGAAGAAGTACCCGCTCATGCTCGAGATTCACGGCGGACCATATGCCAACTACGGGCCACGCTTCAGTGCGGAAGCCCAGCTTTATGCAGCGGCAGGTTACGTCGTTCTCTACACGAATCCACGAGGTAGCACGAGTTATGGCGAATCGTTCGGCAACGCAATCCACAAGAATTACCCGGGGCCGGACTACGATGACCTGATGGCCGGCGTGGATGCCGTCATTGATCGTGGCGGCATCGACACGAGCCGGCTCTACGTAACCGGGGGAAGCGGGGGCGGTATCCTCACCGCTTGGATCGTGGGGAAAACGGACCGGTTCCGTGCGGCCGTTGCTGCTAAGCCCGTCATCAACTGGTACAGCTTCGTTCTCACGAGCGACGGGTATCCGTTCTACACGAAGTACTGGTTCTCCGGCCCGCCGTGGGAGCACCTCGATGAGTACATGGACCACTCGCCCATTTCGCTCATCGGTAACGTAACGACACCCACGATGCTCTTGACCGGGGAGGAGGACTTCCGCACGCCGATGTCGGAGACAGAGCAGTTCTACCAGGCGCTACAGCTGCAGAAGGTGGAAACGGTAATGGTTCGCATCCCGGGCGCTTCCCACGGAATCGCCGCCAGGCCGAGTCACCTCATGTCGAAGGTGGCCCACATCCTCGAATGGTTCGACCGCCACGGCGCCCGAGGCGGCCGGTGA